From the Sus scrofa isolate TJ Tabasco breed Duroc unplaced genomic scaffold, Sscrofa11.1 Contig74, whole genome shotgun sequence genome, one window contains:
- the LOC110259071 gene encoding olfactory receptor 4P4-like, with translation MRLWGNKQTELLFLFLFLLCYLTVLMGNCVVLLTITCSHLLQQPMYYFLSHLSLMDLFYTSSVVPRLMRDLAAARKNISYNNCMTQLFTAHLMAGVEILILVSMAFDRYVAIVKPLHYLVIMNRQRCTMLVIMAWVVGFGHSIALLLVMLSLPFCGPNQIDHYLCDVKPLLKLVCSDIHLVNILMIANSGVVVIVVFLVLVISYIIILYSLRTHSSVGRRKALSTCSSHIMVVVLFFVPCIYIYVLPAGNENKDKEISVSYTVIAPMLNPLIYTLRNEEMKIAMRKVWCCQLLLSGIRP, from the exons ATGAGGCTGTGGGGAAACAAGCAAACAGAGCTACtgttccttttcttgttcctgctcTGTTACCTGACAGTCTTAATGGGAAACTGTGTCGTCTTACTCACAATCACCTGCAGCCACCTACTCCAACAACCAATGTACTACTTTCTCAGCCACCTTTCCCTCATGGACCTCTTCTATACCTCCAGCGTGGTCCCCAGGCTAATGAGGGACTTAGCTGCAGCAAGAAAAAACATTTCCTATAACAACTGCATGACCCAGCTCTTCACTGCCCACTTGATGGCAGGTGTGGAGATACTCATCTTGGTGTCCATGGCTTTTGACCGCTATGTTGCCATTGTCAAGCCCCTGCACTACCTGGTCATCATGAACCGGCAGAGGTGCACCATGCTGGTCATTATGGCCTGGGTTGTGGGTTTTGGACACTCTATTGCTCTCCTGCTGGTGATGCTCAGTTTACCGTTCTGTGGTCCCAATCAGATAGATCACTACCTGTGTGATGTGAAGCCACTTTTGAAACTAGTATGCAGCGATATTCATCTTGTTAATATCTTAATGATTGCAAATTCAGGGGTGGTGGTGATTGTCGTTTTTCTTGTCCTAGTAATTTCTTATATAATCATATTATATAGTCTTAGAACACACTCCTCTGTGGGACGACGGAAAGCTCTCTCCACCTGCAGTTCTCACATAATGGTTGTAgttttattctttgttccttGTATCTACATTTATGTTTTACCTGCTGGGAATGAAAACAAGGATAAGGAAATCTCTGTGTCTTATACCGTGATTGCCCCCATGCTGAATCCTCTCATCTATACTCTGAGAAATGAGGAGATGAAAATTGCCATGAGGAAGGTATGGT GTTGCCAGCTGCTGCTTAGTGGGATCAGGCCATAA